Proteins encoded together in one Marinithermus hydrothermalis DSM 14884 window:
- a CDS encoding glycerol-3-phosphate acyltransferase yields the protein MFGVFVLAVVAYLIGALPLGYWAVRALSGKDPRYASAYNLGLENSLRLLGAKAVLGAFLADVVKGYTAVYLARPFGVEVALLYAVLAYLGHLFPPPRLGPKRPLRARGAGILLGILSGLSVAGLAYVHAFIPVVVGLVVYAATGYASLAALSLPVTLAGVTSLLALPLGAKAAAWTLAGLAVWRYKENLGRILDGIEPRLGEPLPLPTEDQAVCAFMIHPMTIEDFWQSPRFAWLRPLVRRGWVKAAWVERLAEWIRPMKVGELRGVKTKDGREVRCYLISAPLLPHQIVNKPELATRRAIQAARLARELGATAFGLGAFWSVVGEKGVKVQEAVPEIHITNGGAYTAGTIKASIPKILERYAREGRDLKEVTAAVVGANGVVAFGIARQIAPLVGRLILVGRNAERLARSANILRRMLERQGARTEVLETTEIARVKEAELIFTATSDPNPVIYPEHVREGAWIYDEGRPADVHPDVAKVPGVRVIPGGVVRPPGGMRGTLNLHFGEGQVPACLAETMIMAVEEAWDRASLGPQTKTENIQFYIEKAAELGFEVVD from the coding sequence GTGTTTGGGGTGTTTGTGCTGGCGGTAGTGGCGTACCTGATCGGCGCGTTGCCGCTCGGGTATTGGGCCGTACGGGCGTTGTCGGGGAAGGACCCCCGGTACGCCTCGGCCTACAACCTCGGCTTGGAGAACAGCCTCCGCCTTTTGGGGGCCAAGGCGGTGCTGGGGGCCTTCCTGGCGGATGTGGTGAAGGGGTACACCGCGGTCTACCTCGCGCGGCCGTTTGGGGTGGAGGTCGCCCTGCTCTACGCGGTTCTCGCGTACCTAGGGCACCTCTTCCCCCCGCCGCGCCTGGGCCCCAAGCGCCCCCTGAGGGCCCGCGGGGCGGGAATCCTGTTGGGGATCCTCTCCGGCCTATCCGTGGCCGGCCTGGCGTACGTGCACGCCTTCATCCCGGTCGTGGTGGGGCTCGTGGTGTACGCCGCCACCGGGTACGCCTCCCTCGCGGCGCTCTCGCTTCCGGTAACCCTCGCGGGGGTGACGAGCCTCCTGGCGCTGCCGCTGGGGGCCAAGGCTGCGGCGTGGACGCTCGCGGGACTGGCGGTGTGGCGCTACAAGGAGAACCTAGGGCGGATCCTGGACGGCATCGAGCCCCGGCTGGGCGAACCCCTGCCCCTCCCGACGGAGGACCAGGCGGTCTGCGCCTTCATGATCCACCCTATGACGATCGAGGACTTCTGGCAAAGCCCGCGCTTTGCCTGGCTGCGTCCCTTGGTGCGGCGCGGGTGGGTGAAGGCGGCCTGGGTGGAGCGGCTCGCGGAATGGATCCGCCCCATGAAGGTGGGCGAGCTGCGCGGGGTTAAGACCAAGGACGGGCGGGAGGTGCGCTGCTACCTGATCTCGGCTCCCTTGTTGCCGCACCAGATCGTGAACAAGCCCGAACTCGCCACGCGCCGCGCCATCCAAGCCGCACGCTTGGCGCGCGAGCTGGGCGCGACCGCCTTCGGGCTGGGCGCGTTCTGGAGCGTGGTGGGCGAGAAGGGCGTGAAGGTGCAGGAAGCCGTGCCGGAGATCCACATCACGAACGGCGGTGCGTACACCGCGGGCACGATCAAAGCCTCGATCCCCAAGATCCTCGAGCGCTACGCGCGGGAGGGTCGGGACCTTAAGGAGGTCACGGCCGCGGTGGTGGGCGCGAACGGCGTGGTGGCCTTCGGCATCGCGCGGCAGATCGCTCCCTTGGTGGGGCGCTTGATCCTGGTGGGGCGGAACGCCGAACGGCTCGCGCGCAGCGCGAACATCCTGCGCCGCATGCTCGAGCGCCAAGGCGCGCGGACCGAGGTCCTCGAAACCACCGAGATCGCGCGGGTCAAGGAGGCCGAACTGATCTTCACCGCCACCTCCGACCCGAACCCCGTGATCTACCCCGAGCACGTGCGGGAAGGCGCTTGGATCTACGACGAGGGCCGGCCCGCGGACGTGCACCCCGACGTGGCCAAGGTGCCGGGCGTGCGCGTGATCCCGGGCGGGGTGGTGCGTCCGCCCGGCGGCATGCGGGGCACCCTCAACCTGCACTTCGGGGAAGGCCAGGTGCCCGCCTGCCTCGCGGAGACCATGATCATGGCGGTGGAGGAGGCTTGGGACCGCGCGAGCCTAGGGCCCCAGACCAAGACCGAGAACATTCAGTTCTACATCGAAAAAGCCGCGGAGCTGGGGTTCGAGGTGGTGGACTAG
- a CDS encoding Crp/Fnr family transcriptional regulator, whose product MIPELEQVLPEEARGEAAQIFRPFSVNRGSYLFYPEDEARALYYVREGWVRLFQLGQREEEITLTVLSPGEIFGEAALIPGEKYGLFAEAMSDVELITAPREDLLRLMTRFPEAHRALLILLARRLKRAEERLRDLRFKEVLPRLAKALLMAMRPGSEGYEVSLSHQDLAHLAGSTRETVTKVLGELAMQEIIELGYRRILILNPEELKRVVG is encoded by the coding sequence ATGATCCCGGAGCTTGAGCAGGTCCTTCCCGAAGAGGCGCGGGGCGAGGCGGCGCAGATCTTCCGCCCCTTCTCCGTGAATCGGGGAAGCTACCTCTTTTACCCTGAGGACGAGGCGCGCGCCCTGTACTACGTACGCGAAGGGTGGGTGCGGTTGTTCCAGCTGGGCCAGCGGGAGGAGGAGATCACCCTGACCGTGCTGAGTCCGGGGGAGATCTTCGGGGAGGCCGCGCTGATTCCCGGGGAGAAGTACGGGCTGTTCGCCGAGGCGATGTCGGACGTGGAGCTGATCACGGCGCCGCGTGAGGATCTGCTGCGCCTGATGACCCGGTTTCCCGAGGCTCACCGCGCCCTCCTCATCCTCCTTGCCCGCCGGCTCAAGCGGGCGGAGGAACGCCTCCGGGACCTCCGCTTCAAGGAGGTCCTGCCCCGGTTGGCCAAAGCGTTGTTGATGGCCATGCGTCCCGGGAGCGAAGGGTACGAGGTCAGCCTGTCCCACCAGGACCTCGCGCACCTGGCGGGATCCACCCGCGAGACCGTCACCAAGGTCCTGGGGGAATTGGCGATGCAGGAGATCATCGAGCTGGGTTACCGTCGCATCCTGATCCTGAACCCCGAGGAACTGAAACGTGTCGTCGGTTAG
- the infC gene encoding translation initiation factor IF-3, whose protein sequence is MEVVWIRGEHRVNEEIRVRQVRLIDENGEQLGILDTREALAIARERDLDLVLVGPNASPPVARLLDYGKWRYEQQQALKEARKKAKRQEMKAIKFRVKINEHDYQTKLGHVRRFLQQGHKVKVTIMFRGREMAHPELGKRILDRVAEDLKDLATVEMKPVLAGRDMNMVLAPVAKPTS, encoded by the coding sequence GTGGAGGTGGTTTGGATAAGGGGAGAGCATCGGGTAAATGAAGAGATCCGGGTGCGTCAGGTCCGGCTGATCGACGAGAACGGCGAGCAGCTGGGGATTCTGGACACCCGGGAAGCGTTGGCGATCGCGCGGGAGCGCGATCTGGACCTTGTGCTTGTGGGGCCGAACGCGAGCCCGCCGGTGGCCCGACTGCTGGACTACGGCAAGTGGCGCTACGAGCAGCAGCAGGCCCTGAAGGAAGCCCGGAAGAAGGCCAAGCGCCAGGAGATGAAGGCCATCAAGTTCCGGGTGAAGATCAACGAGCACGACTACCAGACCAAGCTGGGCCACGTGCGCCGCTTCTTGCAGCAGGGGCACAAGGTCAAGGTGACGATCATGTTCCGGGGGCGGGAGATGGCCCACCCGGAGCTTGGGAAACGGATTCTGGACCGCGTGGCCGAGGACCTGAAGGACCTGGCCACGGTGGAGATGAAGCCGGTGCTGGCCGGCCGCGATATGAACATGGTCCTGGCTCCTGTGGCCAAGCCCACCTCGTAA
- a CDS encoding SpoIID/LytB domain-containing protein, with protein MRVLSRLEARSTWPRALLLCAWLLLLSGGHAQELTVRVLLAEVDAAEVTLEGPHAVWTLAGRLEKRAEGARWTVRTAPQGIYLGERYVGPLVTFVPEEGAVRVGGRRYRGMLRVVWHEGRLLLINRLELEDYLKGVLPGEVPASFPFEALKAQAILARTYTLSRLGSSPYYDVCAWEACQVYKGLDAETPRHTQAVEATRGQILAYGGRPISAVYHADSGGKTASAYEVWGNALPYLVVREDPYARAEPWRVRVEARAVQEALEAFGLGVGAVKALEVLGYSQSGRIKRLRVVGTAEVRVLGIPEVTRVLRALGLPSTKARLEGTGPWVFTGSGKGHGVGMSQWGARGFAAAGWDYREILAYYYPGTVLTTYEVVARREP; from the coding sequence ATGCGTGTATTAAGCCGCCTTGAAGCACGATCCACCTGGCCGCGCGCCCTGCTCCTGTGCGCGTGGCTGCTCCTCTTGAGTGGGGGGCACGCCCAGGAGCTCACGGTGCGGGTCCTGCTCGCCGAGGTGGATGCGGCCGAGGTCACGCTCGAGGGGCCGCACGCCGTGTGGACCCTGGCTGGCCGCTTGGAAAAACGCGCGGAAGGGGCGCGTTGGACGGTGCGCACCGCGCCGCAAGGGATCTACCTAGGCGAGCGGTACGTGGGGCCCCTCGTGACCTTCGTGCCCGAGGAGGGCGCGGTGCGCGTGGGGGGGCGGCGGTACCGGGGGATGCTCCGCGTGGTGTGGCACGAAGGCCGGCTGCTCCTCATCAACCGCCTCGAGCTCGAGGACTACCTCAAGGGCGTGCTGCCCGGCGAGGTGCCGGCCTCGTTCCCGTTCGAGGCGCTCAAGGCGCAGGCAATTTTGGCGCGCACCTACACCCTCTCGCGCCTGGGCTCCTCGCCGTACTACGACGTGTGCGCCTGGGAGGCCTGCCAGGTGTATAAGGGCCTGGACGCGGAGACCCCGCGGCACACCCAGGCGGTGGAGGCTACGCGCGGCCAGATCCTGGCCTATGGGGGACGGCCGATCTCCGCGGTGTACCACGCCGACTCGGGAGGAAAGACCGCGTCGGCGTACGAGGTGTGGGGGAACGCCCTGCCCTACCTGGTGGTGCGGGAGGATCCCTACGCGCGCGCCGAGCCGTGGCGGGTGCGGGTGGAGGCCCGCGCGGTTCAGGAGGCCCTCGAGGCCTTCGGGCTGGGGGTGGGGGCGGTAAAGGCGCTGGAGGTGCTCGGGTACAGCCAGAGCGGGCGGATCAAGCGCCTGCGCGTCGTGGGTACGGCGGAGGTGCGGGTGCTGGGCATTCCGGAGGTGACGCGGGTGCTGCGTGCGCTGGGCCTGCCCTCGACGAAGGCCCGGTTGGAGGGCACGGGGCCTTGGGTGTTCACGGGCAGCGGCAAGGGGCACGGGGTGGGGATGAGCCAGTGGGGGGCGCGGGGGTTCGCGGCGGCGGGCTGGGATTACCGCGAGATCCTGGCGTACTACTACCCGGGCACGGTGCTGACCACCTACGAGGTGGTGGCCCGGCGGGAACCGTGA
- the rplT gene encoding 50S ribosomal protein L20: MPRAKTGVVRRRRHKKILKQAKGYWGLRSKSFRKAMETLLNAAERSYADRKKKKRDFRRLWIARINAAARQHGMTYSTFIHGLKKAGVEIDRKILADLAVREPEAFAKLVEQAKSA, encoded by the coding sequence ATGCCGCGCGCTAAGACCGGTGTCGTTCGCCGCCGCCGCCACAAGAAGATCCTGAAGCAGGCGAAAGGGTACTGGGGGCTCCGCTCCAAGTCGTTCCGCAAGGCGATGGAGACCTTGCTGAACGCGGCGGAGCGTTCCTACGCGGACCGCAAGAAGAAAAAGCGGGATTTCCGCCGCCTCTGGATCGCGCGCATCAACGCCGCCGCCCGCCAGCACGGCATGACCTACTCCACCTTCATCCACGGGCTGAAAAAGGCCGGCGTGGAGATCGACCGCAAGATCCTGGCGGACCTCGCGGTGCGCGAGCCCGAAGCCTTCGCCAAGCTGGTGGAGCAGGCCAAGAGCGCCTAA
- the bshC gene encoding bacillithiol biosynthesis cysteine-adding enzyme BshC, with amino-acid sequence MSSVRTAFLQGKLRNFLPYGPEDLPALLQQPRAAPREALSRALLAYLRRIGAPEESLRQAERLAHPNSRVVVTGQQAGLLTGPSYTFYKAHTALCLARTHDREDRPVIGVFWVASQDHDTEEVASAYLLGFDERLATLTLELPPGRPVGRIPFAPFLPRVRSFLEGFGGAGSVRRAVLEALEGEWTYAEAFARVLLRFLGPRGLVVLDPMSPEIAPLFRAVYERELDDPLASSLAINAAGEALRAQGFEPALGRGRGSTNLFIETDSGERRLLRYEDGVFADGERTYTKAELRELVRDAPGRITPAAGLRPVAQDAVLPTAGFVVGPGEMGYVAQLGGVYRLHGLEMPAVIDRMHGVVLEPPTRRLLEKYDLSPWEFIEDPEGVLLRALAEHNEAARRVEAGLRRIDEEFSRTLAALPRLDPTLEGALRRGRERLEHELERMRQKVLQAELRKGRVLRAQFDRLLVHLRPLGQPQERVLPFLNYMLKHGTGVLDRLLCSPARGRVVLEV; translated from the coding sequence GTGTCGTCGGTTAGGACTGCTTTTCTACAAGGAAAACTGCGCAACTTCCTGCCCTACGGGCCGGAGGACCTCCCCGCCCTGCTCCAGCAGCCCCGTGCAGCGCCGCGGGAAGCGCTCTCTAGGGCCTTACTCGCCTACCTTCGTCGGATCGGCGCTCCTGAGGAGAGCCTCCGCCAGGCCGAACGGCTCGCTCACCCCAACAGCCGCGTGGTCGTGACCGGGCAGCAGGCCGGCCTCCTCACCGGCCCGAGCTACACCTTCTACAAGGCGCACACCGCGCTCTGCCTCGCGCGCACCCACGACCGCGAGGACCGGCCGGTGATCGGCGTCTTCTGGGTGGCCTCCCAGGATCACGACACCGAGGAGGTGGCGAGCGCCTACCTCCTCGGGTTCGATGAACGGCTCGCCACGCTCACCCTCGAGCTGCCCCCAGGGCGCCCGGTCGGCCGGATTCCTTTTGCGCCCTTCCTGCCCCGGGTCCGATCCTTCCTGGAGGGGTTCGGGGGGGCGGGTTCGGTGCGGCGCGCGGTGCTGGAGGCCCTCGAGGGCGAGTGGACCTACGCCGAGGCCTTCGCGCGGGTCCTGCTGCGCTTCTTGGGGCCGCGCGGCCTGGTGGTTCTCGACCCCATGAGCCCTGAGATCGCCCCTTTGTTCCGTGCCGTGTACGAGCGCGAGCTCGACGACCCCTTGGCTTCCTCCCTCGCGATCAACGCCGCGGGCGAGGCCCTCAGGGCACAGGGGTTCGAGCCCGCGCTGGGCCGTGGGCGGGGCTCTACCAACCTCTTCATCGAGACCGATTCGGGCGAGCGCCGGTTATTGCGGTACGAGGACGGGGTGTTCGCGGACGGGGAGCGCACCTACACCAAGGCCGAGCTGCGCGAGCTGGTGCGCGACGCGCCCGGGCGGATCACGCCCGCGGCGGGCCTACGCCCCGTCGCGCAGGACGCGGTTCTGCCCACCGCGGGATTCGTGGTGGGGCCGGGGGAGATGGGGTACGTGGCCCAGCTGGGGGGTGTGTACCGCCTGCACGGCCTCGAGATGCCCGCGGTGATCGACCGCATGCACGGCGTGGTCCTCGAGCCGCCCACCCGCCGCCTTCTCGAGAAGTACGACCTTTCCCCGTGGGAGTTCATCGAGGACCCGGAGGGCGTGCTGCTGCGGGCGCTTGCGGAGCACAACGAGGCCGCGCGGCGCGTTGAGGCGGGCCTGAGGCGCATCGACGAGGAGTTCTCCCGCACCCTCGCGGCACTACCGCGGCTGGACCCCACGCTCGAGGGGGCGCTCCGGCGGGGACGCGAGCGGCTCGAGCACGAGCTGGAACGCATGCGTCAGAAGGTGCTCCAGGCCGAGCTGCGCAAGGGGCGCGTGTTGCGCGCGCAGTTCGACCGGTTGCTCGTGCACCTCAGGCCGCTGGGGCAGCCTCAGGAGCGGGTGTTGCCGTTCCTGAACTACATGCTCAAGCACGGCACGGGCGTGCTGGACCGGTTGTTGTGCAGCCCGGCGCGCGGGCGGGTGGTGCTGGAGGTGTAG
- the mqnB gene encoding futalosine hydrolase — protein sequence MLLLSATPREAAFLEAWAEEAFTYRGRKGLKGAGWVWLETGIGKVNAAMTLAAYAQAHPVDRVLMIGIGGAYPGSGLEPGALALASEEVQADLGLVEGGMAALGFPTLVVAGEAYHNRFPTDPDWTRELAEALGLTPVSFLTRDLVSETLEEARAWAERWGAAVENMEGAGAAQACRWLGLPFAELRAISNPAGVRDRRAWRLSQALGALEAALAALLR from the coding sequence ATGCTCCTCCTCTCCGCCACCCCCCGCGAAGCGGCCTTCCTCGAGGCCTGGGCCGAGGAGGCCTTCACCTACCGGGGCCGCAAGGGCCTAAAGGGCGCGGGGTGGGTGTGGCTCGAGACCGGGATCGGCAAGGTGAACGCCGCGATGACCCTCGCGGCCTACGCCCAGGCACACCCCGTGGACCGCGTCCTCATGATCGGGATCGGCGGGGCCTACCCGGGCTCGGGCCTCGAGCCCGGGGCCCTCGCGTTGGCTTCGGAGGAGGTCCAGGCCGACCTGGGCCTCGTCGAGGGGGGGATGGCGGCCTTGGGGTTCCCCACCCTCGTGGTCGCGGGGGAGGCGTACCATAACCGCTTCCCCACGGACCCGGACTGGACGCGGGAGCTGGCCGAGGCTCTGGGCCTCACCCCGGTCTCCTTCCTGACGCGGGACCTGGTTTCGGAAACCCTCGAGGAAGCGCGGGCCTGGGCCGAGCGCTGGGGGGCGGCGGTGGAGAACATGGAGGGGGCGGGGGCCGCCCAGGCGTGCCGTTGGCTGGGCCTGCCCTTCGCGGAGCTCCGGGCCATCTCCAACCCCGCTGGGGTGCGTGACCGCCGGGCCTGGCGCCTGTCCCAGGCGCTCGGTGCGCTCGAGGCGGCGCTGGCCGCGCTGCTGCGGTAG
- a CDS encoding NYN domain-containing protein, translated as MDRIAIFMDGSNLYKGLVSTLGPDYRLDFVRFIESLVAGRKLLRAYYYNAPLPSEDPASKAHQSFLNYLKRVPYVAVRLGRLERRGDTFVEKGVDIQIAVDMLRLAYARAYDVAVLVSGDGDFAEVVRVVQDMGMQVENTTFQALSSYRLAQQADRFYPLDDFSWEDLRAKTSE; from the coding sequence ATGGATCGAATCGCCATTTTTATGGACGGGAGCAACCTATACAAAGGCCTGGTATCCACGCTGGGCCCGGACTACCGGCTTGATTTCGTGCGGTTTATCGAGTCGCTGGTGGCCGGGCGTAAGCTGCTGCGTGCCTACTATTACAACGCCCCCCTCCCCTCCGAGGACCCTGCCTCCAAAGCCCACCAGAGCTTCCTCAACTACCTCAAGCGGGTACCGTACGTCGCGGTGCGGTTGGGACGGCTCGAGCGCCGCGGGGACACCTTCGTGGAGAAGGGAGTGGACATCCAGATCGCGGTGGACATGCTGCGCCTCGCGTACGCGCGCGCCTACGACGTGGCGGTCCTGGTCTCGGGCGACGGGGATTTCGCCGAGGTGGTGCGGGTCGTGCAGGACATGGGGATGCAGGTGGAGAACACCACCTTCCAGGCGCTCTCCTCGTACCGGCTTGCGCAGCAGGCCGACCGGTTCTACCCCCTGGATGACTTCTCCTGGGAGGACCTGCGCGCCAAGACCTCGGAGTAA
- a CDS encoding 1,4-dihydroxy-6-naphthoate synthase, with protein sequence MELGYSFCPNDTFIFYALTHGKVPSPVPVREVLEDVETLNRWAFAGRLPLTKISYAAFAHLRETYVALRSGGALGRGVGPLLVAREAFEDLTGKRIAHPGRYTTAYLLLRMFAQGQPFEAVEFRYDRILPALQRGEVDAGLLIHESRFVYPRYGLVPIVDLGAWWEAETGLPLPLGAILARRDLGEERIRALDQAVRASLEYARAHPDEPWAYIKRHAQELEDAVIHKHIATYVNAFSLDVGAEGEAAVRELFRRAEALELVPRHEASPFLPRSAGKPV encoded by the coding sequence ATGGAGCTCGGCTATAGTTTTTGTCCCAACGACACCTTCATCTTCTACGCGCTGACGCACGGCAAGGTCCCGAGTCCCGTGCCGGTGCGCGAGGTGCTCGAGGACGTCGAGACCCTGAACCGGTGGGCGTTCGCGGGGCGGCTGCCCCTTACCAAGATCAGTTACGCGGCGTTCGCGCACCTGCGCGAGACCTACGTGGCCCTCCGCTCGGGAGGGGCGCTGGGGCGCGGGGTGGGGCCGCTGCTCGTTGCGCGGGAGGCGTTTGAGGACCTTACCGGGAAGCGCATCGCGCACCCGGGCCGGTATACCACCGCGTACCTCCTGCTCCGGATGTTCGCGCAGGGGCAGCCGTTTGAGGCGGTGGAGTTCCGCTACGACCGGATCCTGCCCGCCCTCCAGCGCGGGGAGGTGGACGCGGGTCTCCTCATTCACGAGTCCCGCTTCGTCTACCCCCGTTACGGCCTCGTGCCGATTGTGGACCTGGGCGCGTGGTGGGAGGCCGAGACCGGGCTGCCCCTGCCGCTCGGGGCGATCCTCGCCCGGCGGGATCTGGGAGAGGAACGAATCCGCGCCCTGGACCAGGCGGTGCGCGCGAGCCTGGAGTACGCGCGGGCGCACCCGGACGAGCCGTGGGCCTACATCAAGCGGCACGCGCAGGAGTTGGAGGACGCGGTGATCCATAAGCACATCGCGACCTACGTCAACGCCTTCTCTCTGGACGTGGGGGCGGAGGGGGAGGCGGCCGTGCGGGAGTTGTTCCGCCGCGCGGAGGCGTTAGAGCTTGTCCCGCGCCACGAGGCCTCGCCCTTCCTGCCCCGCTCGGCGGGGAAACCGGTATAA
- a CDS encoding COG2426 family protein — protein MEMLWVILTAMAPVLELRGAIPLGVALGLEPWPTFALAVLGNLTIVPPLLWGLPWLVRRLEDWPPFARAWGWLEARVRLKGEARVQRYGALGLLLFVGIPLPGTGAWTGAVLAVVLGVAPRYAFPAIALGVVLAGVLVTLATTGVLVGLRYWVGG, from the coding sequence ATGGAGATGCTCTGGGTGATCCTCACGGCCATGGCGCCGGTCCTCGAGCTGCGCGGCGCGATCCCCCTGGGCGTGGCGCTCGGCCTCGAGCCCTGGCCCACCTTCGCGCTCGCGGTGCTGGGCAACCTCACGATCGTCCCGCCGTTGCTCTGGGGGCTGCCGTGGCTCGTGCGCCGGCTCGAGGACTGGCCGCCGTTCGCGCGGGCGTGGGGGTGGCTCGAGGCGCGCGTGCGGCTTAAGGGGGAGGCGCGCGTGCAGCGGTACGGGGCGCTGGGGCTATTGTTGTTTGTGGGGATTCCGTTGCCCGGCACCGGGGCCTGGACCGGGGCGGTGCTCGCGGTGGTGCTGGGGGTCGCTCCCCGGTACGCCTTCCCGGCGATCGCTTTGGGCGTGGTGCTCGCGGGTGTGCTGGTCACGCTGGCGACCACCGGGGTCCTGGTGGGGCTGCGGTATTGGGTGGGAGGATAA
- a CDS encoding enoyl-CoA hydratase/isomerase family protein, translating into MVNVTDHDTLRVLTLNRPEARNPLSPEVVQGLMEALDAAERDPNVRAVVLTGAGKAFSAGADLKFLEAVTELGAERNLEHSRELMRLFHRVYTYPKPTIAAVNGPAVAGGAGLATACDLVVMDETAKIGYTEVRIGFVAALVGVILTRTVGEKHAKELLLTGRLVPAHEAHRMGLVNEVVPQGKALERALELGREVTQNAPTSLALTKELLVALPGMGLEDGFRLAVLANAWVRETGDLKEGIRAFFEKRAPRF; encoded by the coding sequence ATGGTCAATGTAACCGATCACGACACCCTCAGGGTCCTGACCCTGAACCGGCCCGAGGCGCGCAATCCCCTCTCCCCCGAGGTGGTTCAAGGCCTCATGGAGGCCCTGGACGCGGCGGAGCGCGACCCCAACGTGCGCGCCGTCGTCCTCACCGGCGCGGGCAAGGCCTTCTCAGCCGGGGCGGACCTGAAGTTCCTCGAGGCGGTGACCGAGCTCGGCGCGGAACGGAACCTCGAGCACTCCCGCGAGCTGATGCGCTTGTTCCATCGCGTGTACACCTACCCCAAACCCACGATCGCCGCGGTGAACGGCCCCGCGGTCGCGGGCGGCGCGGGCCTGGCCACCGCGTGCGACCTGGTGGTGATGGACGAGACCGCGAAGATCGGGTACACCGAGGTCAGGATCGGGTTCGTCGCCGCGCTGGTCGGGGTGATCCTGACCCGCACCGTAGGCGAGAAACACGCCAAGGAACTCCTCCTCACCGGCCGGCTCGTCCCCGCCCACGAGGCGCACCGCATGGGCCTAGTGAACGAGGTCGTCCCCCAGGGGAAGGCCCTGGAGCGGGCCCTCGAGCTCGGCCGGGAGGTCACCCAAAACGCCCCCACCTCCCTCGCCCTCACCAAGGAGCTCCTCGTGGCCCTACCCGGGATGGGGCTCGAGGACGGGTTCCGCCTGGCCGTCCTGGCGAACGCCTGGGTGCGGGAGACTGGGGACCTCAAGGAAGGGATCCGCGCCTTCTTCGAGAAGCGCGCCCCGCGCTTCTAA
- the rpmI gene encoding 50S ribosomal protein L35, with the protein MAKMKTHKGAKGRVKVTARGKVVAMKPGKRHLNWHKSGKSIRNKGKKFTLFEGDARRVRELLPYA; encoded by the coding sequence ATGGCGAAGATGAAGACCCACAAGGGCGCCAAAGGGCGCGTCAAGGTGACCGCCCGCGGCAAGGTCGTGGCGATGAAGCCCGGCAAGCGGCACCTCAACTGGCACAAGTCCGGCAAGTCCATCCGCAACAAAGGGAAGAAGTTCACCCTCTTCGAAGGGGACGCGCGCCGGGTGCGCGAGCTGCTCCCCTACGCGTAA